One window of the Alphaproteobacteria bacterium genome contains the following:
- a CDS encoding DUF4142 domain-containing protein: MKHFAAAILALSMLTGTQAVAQDAAELNDLQIAHVAYTADNIDIRYAHLALALTNSPDVRNFAETMIRDHTAVNNEALALLAKLDAQAQDNFLSQTLNANAEKIIDDLSGLRGIAFDRAYAANELAYHKAVNELVENTFIPNIENAEVKALFEQGLEIFRVHEGHAAHMVQALK; the protein is encoded by the coding sequence ATGAAACATTTTGCCGCCGCGATCCTCGCACTATCCATGCTGACCGGCACACAGGCCGTGGCTCAGGATGCCGCCGAATTGAATGATCTTCAGATCGCTCATGTCGCCTACACGGCAGACAATATCGATATCCGCTACGCCCATCTCGCACTCGCGCTCACAAACTCACCCGACGTCCGGAACTTCGCCGAAACCATGATCCGAGACCACACGGCGGTAAACAATGAAGCGTTGGCTTTGCTGGCGAAACTGGACGCCCAGGCCCAGGACAATTTCCTGAGCCAGACGCTCAACGCCAACGCCGAGAAGATCATCGACGATCTCTCCGGTCTTCGCGGCATCGCGTTCGATCGCGCCTACGCAGCCAATGAGCTGGCCTACCACAAGGCCGTTAACGAACTGGTCGAGAACACCTTCATCCCGAACATCGAAAACGCGGAAGTGAAGGCGCTCTTCGAACAGGGGCTGGAAATTTTCAGGGTGCATGAAGGCCATGCCGCTCACATGGTCCAGGCGCTCAAGTAG
- a CDS encoding MotA/TolQ/ExbB proton channel family protein gives MPEVAKNILALVVSIIVVHLFYAGYVWPESTALIEASRAAGQSAPRNIVVILKDWEQEIAIILMFWGLYLIFEKSIAILRERYLFNVDLLEGSEDADMAATLKTLEDLPEKIRRAPLVRTLMASLRRFLITRDVHNTSETIEASVDAMAQKQEAENSLIRYLIWAIPAIGFIGTVRGIGEALSQADQALAGDIAGMTESLGVAFNSTFVALLISIVLMFLLHQLQRLQDGMLVDTQEYCESFLLNRISAAGLSQADLNMSVQDTGGPS, from the coding sequence ATGCCCGAAGTCGCCAAGAATATCCTCGCGCTGGTCGTCTCGATCATCGTCGTCCATCTGTTCTACGCTGGGTATGTCTGGCCGGAATCGACCGCGCTGATCGAGGCGTCGCGCGCGGCCGGCCAGAGCGCCCCGCGCAACATCGTGGTGATCCTCAAGGACTGGGAACAGGAGATCGCGATTATCCTGATGTTCTGGGGTCTCTACCTGATCTTCGAGAAATCCATTGCGATCCTGCGCGAGCGCTACCTGTTCAATGTGGATTTGCTTGAAGGCAGCGAGGACGCCGACATGGCCGCGACCCTCAAGACACTTGAAGACCTGCCGGAGAAGATTCGCCGCGCGCCGCTCGTGCGCACGCTGATGGCGAGCCTGCGTCGGTTCCTGATCACGCGAGACGTACACAATACGTCGGAGACCATAGAGGCGAGCGTCGATGCCATGGCGCAGAAACAGGAGGCCGAGAACTCCCTGATCCGTTATCTGATCTGGGCCATCCCGGCGATCGGGTTCATCGGTACCGTGCGCGGGATCGGTGAGGCGCTGTCCCAGGCCGACCAGGCGCTGGCGGGTGATATCGCCGGGATGACCGAGAGCCTCGGCGTGGCGTTCAACTCCACCTTCGTGGCGCTGCTGATCAGTATCGTCCTGATGTTCCTGCTGCACCAGCTCCAGCGGCTGCAGGACGGGATGCTCGTGGACACCCAGGAATATTGCGAATCCTTCCTGCTCAACCGGATCAGCGCGGCGGGCCTGAGCCAAGCCGACCTGAACATGTCGGTTCAAGATACGGGTGGCCCGAGCTGA
- a CDS encoding AraC family transcriptional regulator, whose amino-acid sequence MLDVLSDVLSRLAIKGTLYFRTSFTSPWGVEVPPFENVARFHYAARGECLVRVAGAPDIVSLAQGDLVIIPHGAGHSLFCAATEEDAILDLDRVIEESGYDGDGVLVYGGDSSDDRPTQLICGHISFASDARHAIFERLPPFIHIRNYGASSASWMEATLRAIGEEAGQDRMGADLIALKMSEVIFAQALRTFIESEAAVSAGLSGFADPHIARALTAFHKKPAASWTVESLAREAGLSRTGFAQRFAQKMGITPLQYLTRWRVQLAQEALTDGGVSTLEAAELVGYGSEAAFARVFKKDVGMTPAAYRSSRT is encoded by the coding sequence ATGCTCGATGTTCTCAGTGATGTGCTCTCGCGCCTCGCGATCAAGGGCACACTGTATTTCCGCACCTCTTTCACCTCGCCCTGGGGCGTGGAGGTGCCCCCGTTCGAGAATGTTGCCCGGTTCCACTATGCGGCCCGCGGTGAATGTCTCGTGCGGGTTGCCGGTGCACCTGACATCGTGTCGCTGGCGCAGGGGGACCTCGTGATCATTCCCCATGGGGCGGGTCATAGTCTGTTCTGCGCCGCGACCGAGGAAGACGCGATCCTCGATCTCGATCGCGTCATTGAAGAGTCCGGCTACGATGGTGACGGCGTTCTCGTTTATGGCGGCGATTCGTCCGATGATCGACCGACCCAGCTCATCTGCGGTCATATTTCTTTCGCATCCGATGCCCGACACGCGATCTTTGAGCGGCTTCCGCCCTTTATCCACATTCGAAACTATGGCGCATCCTCGGCGTCGTGGATGGAGGCGACGCTGCGGGCCATTGGCGAAGAGGCAGGGCAGGACCGGATGGGTGCCGATCTGATCGCGCTGAAGATGTCGGAAGTGATTTTTGCGCAGGCGCTCCGGACGTTCATCGAAAGCGAGGCGGCGGTGTCTGCCGGTCTGTCGGGTTTCGCTGATCCGCATATCGCCCGCGCGTTGACCGCGTTCCACAAAAAGCCGGCTGCGTCCTGGACTGTCGAAAGTTTGGCGCGGGAGGCGGGTTTGTCCCGCACCGGGTTCGCGCAGCGATTTGCGCAGAAGATGGGAATCACGCCGCTGCAATATCTGACGCGATGGCGGGTGCAGCTCGCGCAGGAGGCATTGACCGATGGCGGTGTCAGCACGCTCGAGGCCGCCGAGCTCGTGGGTTATGGCTCCGAGGCCGCATTCGCGCGGGTTTTCAAGAAAGATGTGGGAATGACACCGGCGGCATACCGCAGCTCGCGGACCTGA
- a CDS encoding peptide ABC transporter substrate-binding protein, translated as MLKLKTVIAAAALATVTATALGTTPALAQEQARDELVIGVSQFPQGFHPNLASHVVLSLINGMTRRPFTVYDADWKLICMLCETLPSRAAGTIRDWTTPDGEDGLEVDYVIRPGATWGDGVPVTTKDVAFTWAIGRDETAGINNQELYRRMEKIVAHDDSRFTIFWNKRTCNAEAINDFELVPAHLEAEAATDPAAYRTRNAYDTNPTRAGLYFGPYRIARVEPGATITLEPNPTWWGKKPAFKRITVRTIENTAALEANLLSGEIDYIAGEDGISLDQALAFEKRHGDRFNVVFKPGLFYEHVDLRLDNPILENLRVRRALLHAINRAAISAHLFEGKQPVADTFVHPLDAVHTDNVRKYPFDPDTARTLLDEAGWTDIRKGIRHNAVGEPLRLEIMTTAGNRVRELVEQVIQSNLREVGVDLRIRNQPARVLFGQTIRQREFPGMAMFAWFSTPENIPRTTMHSSMIPTAENGWSGQNYTGYSNPVMDEAIDRVEVECGAEAQTRHWTTIQQNYAEQLPVLPLYFRANAFVMPQWLSGVTPTGHQYPSTLWIENWKAK; from the coding sequence ATGTTGAAACTCAAGACCGTCATCGCCGCCGCCGCACTTGCAACCGTCACGGCCACCGCCCTCGGTACCACCCCGGCCCTCGCGCAGGAGCAAGCCCGCGACGAGCTGGTCATCGGCGTCAGCCAGTTCCCCCAGGGTTTCCACCCGAACCTCGCCAGCCATGTGGTCCTGTCGCTGATCAACGGCATGACCCGGCGGCCCTTCACCGTCTACGACGCGGACTGGAAGCTCATCTGCATGCTGTGCGAGACGCTGCCGTCACGCGCGGCCGGCACCATCCGCGACTGGACGACGCCGGACGGTGAAGACGGGCTGGAGGTCGATTACGTGATCCGCCCGGGTGCCACCTGGGGCGACGGCGTACCGGTGACGACGAAAGACGTGGCATTCACCTGGGCGATCGGGCGTGATGAAACCGCCGGCATCAACAATCAGGAACTCTATCGGCGGATGGAGAAGATCGTCGCCCACGACGATTCACGCTTCACCATTTTCTGGAACAAACGCACCTGCAACGCCGAGGCGATCAACGATTTCGAGCTCGTCCCGGCTCATCTCGAGGCCGAGGCCGCGACCGACCCGGCGGCCTACCGGACCCGCAACGCCTACGACACGAACCCGACCCGAGCCGGGCTGTATTTCGGGCCCTACCGCATCGCCCGGGTCGAGCCCGGCGCCACGATCACACTGGAGCCCAACCCCACTTGGTGGGGCAAGAAACCGGCCTTCAAGCGCATCACCGTGCGCACCATCGAGAACACCGCAGCGCTGGAAGCCAACTTGCTGTCGGGCGAGATCGACTATATCGCCGGCGAGGACGGCATCTCGCTGGATCAGGCGCTCGCGTTCGAAAAGCGCCATGGCGATCGCTTCAACGTGGTCTTCAAGCCGGGGCTGTTCTACGAGCATGTGGATCTGCGTCTCGACAACCCGATCCTCGAAAATCTGCGGGTCCGCCGGGCGCTGCTCCACGCCATCAACCGTGCTGCCATCAGCGCGCACCTGTTCGAGGGCAAGCAGCCCGTCGCCGACACTTTCGTGCACCCGCTGGACGCCGTACACACTGACAACGTGCGCAAATATCCGTTCGATCCCGATACCGCGCGGACACTCCTGGATGAAGCCGGCTGGACCGACATCCGCAAGGGTATCCGCCACAACGCCGTCGGCGAGCCGCTCCGCCTGGAGATCATGACCACCGCCGGCAACCGGGTCCGCGAGCTGGTCGAACAGGTGATCCAGTCGAACCTGCGCGAGGTCGGCGTCGATCTGCGTATCCGCAACCAGCCCGCCCGGGTGCTGTTCGGCCAGACCATCCGCCAGCGTGAATTTCCGGGTATGGCCATGTTCGCCTGGTTCTCGACGCCGGAAAACATCCCGCGCACGACGATGCATTCCTCGATGATCCCCACCGCCGAAAACGGCTGGTCGGGCCAGAACTACACTGGGTATTCCAACCCGGTCATGGACGAGGCCATCGATCGGGTCGAGGTCGAGTGCGGTGCAGAGGCGCAGACCCGCCACTGGACAACGATCCAGCAGAATTACGCCGAACAGCTGCCCGTGCTGCCGCTGTATTTCCGCGCCAACGCGTTCGTCATGCCCCAATGGCTGTCCGGCGTCACCCCGACCGGCCACCAGTATCCCAGCACCCTGTGGATCGAGAACTGGAAGGCGAAGTGA
- a CDS encoding SH3 domain-containing protein, whose amino-acid sequence MLLGILLLLAGSGGIADESRRSWDATISARNLNVRAGPGEGHPIVGKLKRGDSARAFDEDGRWIHIRDFDETGATGWVHRSFVRLPKEFMAPAFGEAENAFLEWASERGDLSEVSVEADDRISIVLGDGVAVEQAGAIARDVACAWRELLDPKVAVTATVWPDTGPSAGWLTQTRCP is encoded by the coding sequence ATGTTGCTGGGTATCCTCTTGCTGCTGGCGGGCAGCGGGGGGATCGCGGATGAATCCCGGCGCAGCTGGGACGCGACAATCTCGGCGCGCAACCTGAACGTGCGCGCGGGCCCGGGCGAGGGCCATCCGATCGTCGGCAAGCTGAAGCGCGGCGACAGCGCGCGCGCCTTCGATGAAGACGGTCGCTGGATTCATATTCGTGACTTCGACGAAACGGGTGCGACGGGCTGGGTGCATCGGTCGTTCGTGCGGCTGCCCAAGGAATTCATGGCGCCCGCTTTCGGAGAGGCGGAGAACGCCTTCCTCGAATGGGCATCCGAGCGCGGTGATCTGTCCGAGGTCTCGGTCGAGGCCGACGACCGGATTTCGATCGTTCTCGGCGATGGCGTGGCCGTGGAACAGGCCGGCGCGATCGCGCGCGATGTGGCCTGTGCGTGGCGTGAGTTGCTCGACCCGAAAGTCGCGGTCACGGCCACCGTCTGGCCGGACACGGGGCCCAGTGCCGGCTGGCTGACCCAGACGCGCTGTCCCTAG
- a CDS encoding vWA domain-containing protein, with amino-acid sequence MRKKRAEFEIFSLSFLDVISCGFGAVVLLVLISPFGVSDEVGGTDETSTLLQRLISTESRIEQLQVALGRESETLAETRARLESEGAAVSTAERDLQSANAAAAEAARNVEGLKTVESALRNQARAGVSAPESAPRDAEVGGIPVDSEFVVFVVDTSGSMQSIWERVTREVENIINIHPQIKGFQVLNDNGTHLIGGYSGRWIPDTKGARDRAIRLFRSWKSASNSSPVEGLEVALKRYVKPNEKVSIYIFGDDYTGSSYDPVIATLSRLNTNRINGEPKARVHAIGFISLQTEGRFETLMREVTRQNNGTFIALPR; translated from the coding sequence ATGAGAAAAAAGCGCGCGGAATTCGAAATCTTCAGCCTGTCGTTTCTCGATGTGATCTCGTGCGGCTTCGGCGCGGTGGTGCTGCTGGTGCTGATTTCGCCGTTTGGCGTCTCGGACGAGGTCGGCGGCACGGACGAGACGAGCACGCTTTTGCAACGCCTGATCAGTACCGAGTCACGCATTGAGCAGCTTCAGGTGGCATTGGGACGTGAAAGCGAGACCCTGGCCGAGACCCGCGCGCGGCTGGAGTCCGAGGGCGCGGCGGTCAGCACGGCCGAACGCGACCTGCAAAGCGCAAATGCGGCGGCGGCGGAAGCGGCGCGCAACGTGGAAGGGCTCAAGACGGTCGAGAGCGCGTTGCGCAACCAGGCCCGCGCCGGGGTTTCGGCCCCCGAGAGCGCACCGCGCGATGCCGAGGTCGGCGGGATTCCCGTGGACAGCGAGTTCGTAGTCTTCGTCGTCGATACCTCGGGGAGCATGCAGTCGATCTGGGAACGGGTGACGCGCGAGGTCGAGAACATCATCAACATCCACCCGCAAATCAAGGGCTTCCAGGTCCTGAACGACAACGGCACCCATCTGATTGGCGGCTATAGCGGGCGCTGGATTCCCGACACAAAGGGCGCGCGGGACCGGGCGATCCGCCTGTTCCGCAGCTGGAAGAGCGCGTCGAATTCGAGCCCGGTCGAGGGGCTGGAGGTGGCGCTCAAACGGTACGTCAAACCCAACGAGAAGGTCTCGATCTACATCTTCGGGGATGATTACACCGGTTCATCCTATGATCCGGTGATCGCCACCCTGTCGCGGCTCAACACCAACCGGATCAACGGCGAGCCCAAGGCGCGGGTGCACGCCATCGGCTTCATCTCGCTGCAGACCGAAGGCCGGTTCGAGACCCTGATGCGCGAAGTCACGCGCCAGAACAACGGGACGTTCATCGCCCTGCCGCGGTGA
- a CDS encoding ABC transporter permease, whose translation MAADTSSGADASRFWQRFRRNRPAMFSATALVVIALASLLAPAFEAILGVDATRVDLFNQYAQPDATHWLGTDEAGRDVLVRLLYGGRISLLVGLVAALGAATIGTFVGLLAGYYGGRLDTLLMRTTDGVIALPLLPLLIILAAVDLGKVGVPADIANSEMASLYRIIFIIAVVGWTTVARLVRAGTLSVRTREFVRAAEATGAQPSVIMLRHILPNIVSPIIVATTLSIGTVILLESVLSFLGLGIQPPIPSWGNMLTNAQELATRAPALAVWPGAVIFVTVMAFNFLGDGLQDALDPRATRR comes from the coding sequence ATGGCCGCCGACACATCCTCGGGCGCTGACGCGTCGCGCTTCTGGCAGCGCTTCCGGCGCAACCGTCCGGCCATGTTCAGCGCCACCGCACTCGTCGTGATCGCACTGGCGTCGCTCCTGGCGCCCGCGTTCGAGGCCATTCTCGGGGTCGATGCCACCCGGGTCGATCTGTTCAACCAGTACGCGCAGCCCGACGCGACCCACTGGCTCGGGACCGACGAGGCCGGGCGCGACGTGCTCGTACGCCTGCTGTATGGCGGGCGCATCTCCCTGCTGGTGGGTCTGGTCGCCGCGTTGGGTGCGGCGACCATCGGCACCTTCGTCGGGCTGCTCGCCGGCTACTACGGCGGACGACTCGACACGCTGCTGATGCGCACCACCGACGGGGTGATTGCCCTGCCGCTCTTGCCGCTGCTGATCATCCTGGCGGCGGTGGATCTGGGCAAGGTGGGTGTGCCCGCCGACATCGCCAATTCCGAGATGGCGAGCCTCTACAGGATTATATTCATCATCGCAGTTGTCGGCTGGACGACGGTCGCAAGGTTGGTCCGCGCAGGGACTTTGTCCGTACGAACCCGCGAGTTCGTGCGCGCCGCCGAGGCCACGGGCGCGCAGCCCTCCGTGATCATGCTGCGCCACATCCTGCCAAACATAGTGTCGCCCATCATCGTCGCGACCACTCTGTCCATCGGCACCGTGATTCTGCTGGAATCGGTGCTGAGCTTCCTCGGTTTGGGCATCCAGCCGCCAATCCCCAGCTGGGGAAATATGCTGACCAACGCCCAGGAGCTGGCGACCCGCGCGCCCGCGCTCGCCGTCTGGCCGGGCGCGGTCATCTTCGTGACGGTGATGGCGTTCAACTTCCTCGGCGACGGGTTGCAGGACGCGCTCGATCCCCGTGCGACGCGGCGGTAG
- a CDS encoding ABC transporter permease, with the protein MDGRIKSGHDGILLAFLTRRLFGMAVVLTVMSFIVFMLIGLMPGDPIDIMIASNPDLTPADGERLKRLHGLDLPLWERYANWLGGVFTGDLGFSRTYNRPVMEILLPRLGNTVILLGLSSLVAIAVAIPLGVIAATRPQSRLDGAINLFCFAGISVPPFWLALLFIMVFAVGLGWLPAGGMGAADAGFLAGLKFLVLPVATLTIASLAGYTRFARAAMIEVLRQDYIRTARAKGVGPRRTLFGHGLRNAMLPLTTIIALDFGTLFSGALITETMFGYLGMGKLIYDSILGNDFNLALVGLLLATLVVLIGNFLADIAYAVLDPRISFRALEAA; encoded by the coding sequence ATGGATGGCCGGATCAAGTCCGGCCATGACGGGATTTTGTTAGCCTTCCTGACCCGTCGCCTGTTCGGCATGGCCGTCGTGCTGACGGTCATGTCGTTCATCGTCTTCATGCTGATCGGGCTGATGCCCGGTGACCCGATCGACATCATGATCGCGTCGAACCCGGACCTCACCCCCGCCGACGGCGAACGGCTCAAGCGCCTGCACGGGCTCGATCTGCCCCTGTGGGAGCGCTACGCCAACTGGCTGGGCGGCGTGTTCACCGGCGATCTGGGCTTCTCGCGCACCTACAACCGCCCGGTCATGGAGATCCTGCTGCCGCGCCTCGGCAACACCGTGATCCTGCTGGGCCTGAGTTCCCTCGTCGCCATCGCCGTCGCCATTCCCCTTGGCGTGATCGCCGCGACCCGGCCCCAGTCCCGGCTCGACGGGGCGATCAACCTGTTCTGCTTCGCGGGCATCTCGGTGCCGCCCTTCTGGCTGGCGCTGCTGTTCATCATGGTCTTCGCCGTCGGGCTTGGCTGGCTCCCGGCGGGCGGCATGGGCGCGGCCGACGCCGGGTTCCTCGCGGGGCTGAAATTTCTCGTGCTGCCCGTTGCCACGCTGACCATCGCCAGCCTCGCCGGCTACACGCGGTTCGCCCGCGCCGCGATGATCGAGGTGCTGCGCCAGGACTATATCCGCACCGCGCGGGCCAAGGGCGTCGGCCCGCGGCGGACTCTGTTCGGCCACGGGTTGCGCAACGCCATGCTGCCACTGACGACCATCATTGCGCTGGATTTCGGGACGCTGTTTTCCGGCGCGCTAATAACCGAAACCATGTTCGGCTATCTGGGCATGGGCAAGCTGATCTACGATTCCATCCTCGGCAACGACTTCAATCTCGCGCTGGTCGGCCTGCTGCTGGCGACCCTCGTGGTGTTGATCGGTAACTTCCTCGCCGACATTGCCTACGCCGTGCTCGATCCTCGCATCAGCTTCCGGGCACTGGAGGCGGCGTGA
- a CDS encoding orotate phosphoribosyltransferase: protein MARPDNMVHDSDAAAAAARDTAHYLLNIGAVNFRPEDPYTFTSGRVSPSYIDCRRVIAFPEAREAMTAHAVALIDRDIGRDNIDVIAGGETAGIPYAAFVAVALGKPMVYVRKEPKGFGRMAQIEGALDDGARVLLVEDLTTDGGSKVRFVEALRAADATVEHTYVVFHYGIFPESQTTMDELGVGLHALATWWDVLEAAREQKSFSTEQLDSVEAYLHDPDGWKPMQG, encoded by the coding sequence ATGGCACGGCCGGACAACATGGTGCATGACAGCGACGCAGCGGCGGCGGCGGCGCGCGACACGGCGCATTATCTGCTCAATATCGGCGCGGTGAATTTCCGGCCCGAAGACCCCTACACCTTCACCTCCGGGCGGGTCAGCCCAAGCTACATCGACTGTCGCCGCGTCATCGCCTTTCCCGAGGCGCGCGAAGCAATGACCGCCCATGCGGTCGCCCTGATCGACCGCGATATCGGCCGGGACAATATCGATGTCATCGCCGGCGGCGAGACGGCGGGCATTCCCTACGCCGCCTTCGTCGCCGTGGCGCTGGGCAAGCCCATGGTCTATGTCCGCAAGGAACCCAAGGGGTTTGGCCGGATGGCACAGATCGAGGGCGCGCTGGATGACGGCGCGCGCGTGCTCCTGGTCGAGGATCTGACGACCGACGGCGGCAGCAAGGTGCGCTTCGTCGAGGCGCTGCGCGCGGCCGACGCAACGGTCGAGCACACCTATGTGGTCTTCCATTACGGGATTTTCCCCGAAAGCCAGACGACGATGGACGAGCTCGGCGTCGGCCTTCACGCTTTGGCGACCTGGTGGGACGTGCTCGAGGCCGCGCGCGAACAGAAAAGCTTCTCGACCGAGCAGCTCGACAGCGTCGAGGCCTATCTGCACGACCCCGACGGCTGGAAACCCATGCAGGGTTAA
- a CDS encoding ATP-binding cassette domain-containing protein has protein sequence MSAALQIDSLTVRHGAVVAVTDASLTAAAGAITCLVGVNGAGKSSLLRAIVGLAAAEGAIRLGTRDISRMSTELRIHAGLAYVPEGRRVFPGLTVGENLLVSGPSSARTRRQRHDEALDLFPLLAPRINDRAWQLSGGQQQMLAIGRALMARPAVYLMDEPTLGLAPQIIDVVANSLLRLAASGAAILVAEQNAGFAERIADATIMIRNGRISAS, from the coding sequence ATGAGCGCCGCCCTGCAGATCGACAGTCTGACGGTGCGCCATGGCGCTGTGGTGGCGGTCACGGACGCGTCGCTGACTGCCGCAGCCGGCGCGATCACCTGTCTGGTCGGGGTAAACGGCGCGGGCAAATCCAGCCTGCTCCGCGCCATCGTCGGCCTCGCGGCGGCCGAGGGCGCCATCCGCCTGGGCACCCGGGATATCTCCCGGATGTCGACCGAGTTGCGTATACATGCCGGACTGGCCTACGTGCCCGAGGGGCGGCGTGTCTTCCCCGGCCTGACCGTCGGCGAGAACCTGCTGGTCTCCGGTCCGTCGAGCGCGCGGACGCGCCGACAACGGCACGACGAGGCGCTCGACCTTTTCCCGCTTCTCGCACCCCGAATAAACGACCGCGCCTGGCAGCTCTCGGGCGGCCAGCAGCAGATGCTGGCGATCGGACGCGCCCTGATGGCCCGACCCGCGGTCTATCTCATGGATGAGCCCACGCTCGGGCTCGCACCGCAGATCATCGACGTCGTCGCCAACAGCCTGCTGCGGCTAGCGGCGTCGGGTGCGGCGATCCTGGTCGCCGAGCAGAATGCGGGGTTCGCGGAACGGATCGCCGACGCGACGATCATGATCCGAAACGGCCGGATCTCGGCTTCCTAG
- a CDS encoding vWA domain-containing protein produces MSCGLGAIILVLMLVKLDTDKVSAESDRLREDLARLEATETDLAARITALLRDKAVGAEAVAARAAELARLQAELAREQDRIAASQSAARALEETITAIEIPEKPDVIETRPTGSENYIVGLRVEGARIGVLVDASASMTDEVLIDVIRRKNMADAAKQAGPKWQRTRRVVNWFLARVPERSDVQVIAFNDQARPLGAVVNGGDAAGLGRVLRDLDAVVPAGPTNLAAGLTSLAAFRPTDVYLITDGLPTAGTGGYRSLNPFSNCSALWGGATSISGACRVRLVRHTISNAGLGNARVNVVLLPIEGDPQASHEFWNWTAATDGILISPATSWP; encoded by the coding sequence ATGTCCTGCGGGCTGGGGGCGATCATCCTTGTTCTGATGCTGGTGAAACTCGACACCGACAAAGTGTCGGCCGAGAGCGACCGGTTGCGCGAGGATCTGGCGCGCCTTGAGGCGACGGAGACCGACCTGGCCGCGCGGATCACGGCACTTCTGCGCGACAAGGCGGTCGGCGCCGAAGCAGTTGCCGCACGGGCCGCGGAACTCGCCCGGCTGCAGGCGGAACTGGCGCGCGAACAGGACCGGATCGCGGCCAGCCAGAGTGCTGCGCGGGCGCTCGAAGAGACGATCACTGCCATCGAAATCCCGGAGAAACCGGATGTGATCGAGACCCGGCCGACCGGCAGCGAAAACTACATCGTAGGACTGCGGGTCGAGGGTGCGCGGATCGGCGTGTTGGTGGATGCCAGCGCCTCGATGACCGACGAGGTGCTGATTGACGTGATCCGCCGCAAGAACATGGCCGATGCCGCCAAGCAGGCCGGGCCGAAATGGCAGCGTACACGCCGCGTGGTGAACTGGTTCCTAGCCCGGGTCCCGGAACGCTCGGACGTGCAGGTAATTGCCTTCAACGACCAGGCGCGGCCGCTCGGGGCCGTGGTCAATGGCGGCGATGCCGCCGGTCTGGGCCGGGTGCTCCGCGATCTCGATGCTGTCGTGCCGGCCGGGCCGACCAACCTGGCGGCGGGGCTGACGTCACTGGCGGCATTCCGGCCGACCGATGTCTACCTGATTACCGACGGCCTGCCGACGGCCGGCACGGGCGGGTATCGCAGCCTCAACCCTTTCTCGAACTGCTCCGCGCTTTGGGGTGGCGCTACGTCGATCTCGGGGGCCTGCCGGGTCCGGCTGGTGCGCCACACGATCAGCAATGCGGGCCTCGGCAACGCGCGGGTCAATGTCGTGCTGCTGCCGATCGAGGGCGACCCCCAGGCGTCCCACGAATTCTGGAACTGGACGGCGGCGACGGACGGTATCCTGATCAGCCCCGCCACGAGTTGGCCGTGA